The following coding sequences lie in one Arachis hypogaea cultivar Tifrunner chromosome 4, arahy.Tifrunner.gnm2.J5K5, whole genome shotgun sequence genomic window:
- the LOC112796302 gene encoding protein AGENET DOMAIN (AGD)-CONTAINING P1 isoform X1 — protein sequence MLHFKKGEAVEATHPKNPENRNRLYPASVLRATNNNRLLLQYHTLFSDHPPNNPLRYSLPLSCVRPKLPDLLNPWFKVGDPVDAYCHSHGGAAWCSATVDDILENSRYAVSFWDEKGNVSTERAVIEQCRMRPHREWVHGYWVPPLPSQMDNNIQYTSSKPKKLKADETYKEQPPEMVSMTNTGNLRFKIKYSRRQLKESKFKKGRMVEVRDEDEGYEGAWFVATIVSSVGKDMFLVEYRDLLADDGTHQLLQEVVYEKFIRPCPPEVPSVSSFKQFQEVDAWYNDAWWEGVVLAVVNSSEYFVSFMHNDVLRFESSKLRPHQDWFDGKWVMASKGSRELTKKFGDVMSKAKNLTGNKIILKCLKSLEPELEQMPRILMSGSRNSSIQFASHLYKGAKVEVRSDEEGYQGAWYTAIIVNSLQNGKYVVEYLTLKTNDLTEQLREEADASDIRPVPPDIQHRHRYVLREWVDAWYNDGWWKGQVCGFACFRYSVYFWPTKEQLEFEHCHLRPHQEWIDGRWVHA from the exons ATGTTGCATTTCAAGAAGGGCGAGGCAGTGGAGGCCACCCACCCTAAAAACCCAGAGAACCGTAACCGTCTCTACCCTGCTTCCGTTCTCCGCGCCACCAACAATAACCGCCTCCTCCTCCAGTACCACACTCTCTTCTCCGACCACCCTCCCAACAACCCCCTCCGCTACTCCCTCCCCCTCTCTTGCGTCAGGCCCAAGCTTCCCGACCTCCTCAACCCCTGGTTCAAGGTTGGCGATCCCGTCGACGCATACTGCCACTCTCACGGCGGCGCTGCCTGGTGCTCCGCTACTGTCGACGATATCCTCGAGAACTCCAGGTATGCGGTGTCGTTTTGGGATGAGAAGGGGAATGTAAGCACGGAGCGTGCGGTTATTGAACAATGCAGGATGCGCCCTCACCGTGAATGGGTCCATGGATACTGGGTCCCACCTCTTCCGTCTCAAATG GATAACAATATCCAATATACATCAAGCAAGCCAAAGAAACTCAAAGCTGACGAAACCTATAAG GAGCAGCCACCTGAGATGGTGTCGATGACGAATACAggaaatttaagatttaagatcAAATATAGCAGGAGACAATTAAAAGAGTCAAAGTTTAAAAAAGGCAGAATGGTGGAAGTCAGGGATGAGGATGAAGGTTACGAAGGTGCTTGGTTCGTTGCTACTATTGTTAGCTCAGTAGGAAAAGACATGTTTCTTGTAGAATATAGGGACCTCTTAGCAGATGATGGAACTCATCAGCTCTTGCAAGAAGTCGTCTATGAAAAATTCATAAGGCCCTGTCCACCTGAAGTTCCCTCTGTTAGCTCTTTCAAACAGTTTCAAGAGGTTGATGCATGGTATAATGATGCTTGGTGGGAAGGCGTGGTTCTTGCAGTGGTAAATAGCAGCGAGTATTTTGTTTCTTTCATGCACAACGATGTTTTGAGATTTGAAAGTTCCAAGCTAAGACCACACCAAGACTGGTTTGATGGAAAATGGGTCATGGCATCTAAG GGGTCAAGGGAACTGACAAAGAAGTTTGGAGATGTGATGTCAAAAGCCAAGAATCTCACTGgtaataaaataatattgaaaTGTCTGAAATCTCTCGAGCCAGAGCTGGAACAGATGCCAAGAATTCTAATGTCAGGGTCCAGGAACAGCAGCATTCAATTTGCATCGCATTTATATAAAGGTGCAAAGGTAGAAGTCAGGAGTGATGAAGAAGGTTACCAAGGTGCCTGGTACACTGCCATCATTGTTAACTCTTTACAGAACGGCAAGTATGTGGTGGAGTATCTCACCCTGAAAACTAACGACTTAACCGAACAACTGAGAGAGGAAGCAGATGCTTCAGATATCAGGCCAGTTCCACCAGACATTCAACATCGCCATCGCTATGTGCTGCGTGAATGGGTTGACGCTTGGTACAACGACGGATGGTG
- the LOC112796302 gene encoding protein AGENET DOMAIN (AGD)-CONTAINING P1 isoform X2: protein MLHFKKGEAVEATHPKNPENRNRLYPASVLRATNNNRLLLQYHTLFSDHPPNNPLRYSLPLSCVRPKLPDLLNPWFKVGDPVDAYCHSHGGAAWCSATVDDILENSRYAVSFWDEKGNVSTERAVIEQCRMRPHREWVHGYWVPPLPSQMDNNIQYTSSKPKKLKADETYKPPEMVSMTNTGNLRFKIKYSRRQLKESKFKKGRMVEVRDEDEGYEGAWFVATIVSSVGKDMFLVEYRDLLADDGTHQLLQEVVYEKFIRPCPPEVPSVSSFKQFQEVDAWYNDAWWEGVVLAVVNSSEYFVSFMHNDVLRFESSKLRPHQDWFDGKWVMASKGSRELTKKFGDVMSKAKNLTGNKIILKCLKSLEPELEQMPRILMSGSRNSSIQFASHLYKGAKVEVRSDEEGYQGAWYTAIIVNSLQNGKYVVEYLTLKTNDLTEQLREEADASDIRPVPPDIQHRHRYVLREWVDAWYNDGWWKGQVCGFACFRYSVYFWPTKEQLEFEHCHLRPHQEWIDGRWVHA from the exons ATGTTGCATTTCAAGAAGGGCGAGGCAGTGGAGGCCACCCACCCTAAAAACCCAGAGAACCGTAACCGTCTCTACCCTGCTTCCGTTCTCCGCGCCACCAACAATAACCGCCTCCTCCTCCAGTACCACACTCTCTTCTCCGACCACCCTCCCAACAACCCCCTCCGCTACTCCCTCCCCCTCTCTTGCGTCAGGCCCAAGCTTCCCGACCTCCTCAACCCCTGGTTCAAGGTTGGCGATCCCGTCGACGCATACTGCCACTCTCACGGCGGCGCTGCCTGGTGCTCCGCTACTGTCGACGATATCCTCGAGAACTCCAGGTATGCGGTGTCGTTTTGGGATGAGAAGGGGAATGTAAGCACGGAGCGTGCGGTTATTGAACAATGCAGGATGCGCCCTCACCGTGAATGGGTCCATGGATACTGGGTCCCACCTCTTCCGTCTCAAATG GATAACAATATCCAATATACATCAAGCAAGCCAAAGAAACTCAAAGCTGACGAAACCTATAAG CCACCTGAGATGGTGTCGATGACGAATACAggaaatttaagatttaagatcAAATATAGCAGGAGACAATTAAAAGAGTCAAAGTTTAAAAAAGGCAGAATGGTGGAAGTCAGGGATGAGGATGAAGGTTACGAAGGTGCTTGGTTCGTTGCTACTATTGTTAGCTCAGTAGGAAAAGACATGTTTCTTGTAGAATATAGGGACCTCTTAGCAGATGATGGAACTCATCAGCTCTTGCAAGAAGTCGTCTATGAAAAATTCATAAGGCCCTGTCCACCTGAAGTTCCCTCTGTTAGCTCTTTCAAACAGTTTCAAGAGGTTGATGCATGGTATAATGATGCTTGGTGGGAAGGCGTGGTTCTTGCAGTGGTAAATAGCAGCGAGTATTTTGTTTCTTTCATGCACAACGATGTTTTGAGATTTGAAAGTTCCAAGCTAAGACCACACCAAGACTGGTTTGATGGAAAATGGGTCATGGCATCTAAG GGGTCAAGGGAACTGACAAAGAAGTTTGGAGATGTGATGTCAAAAGCCAAGAATCTCACTGgtaataaaataatattgaaaTGTCTGAAATCTCTCGAGCCAGAGCTGGAACAGATGCCAAGAATTCTAATGTCAGGGTCCAGGAACAGCAGCATTCAATTTGCATCGCATTTATATAAAGGTGCAAAGGTAGAAGTCAGGAGTGATGAAGAAGGTTACCAAGGTGCCTGGTACACTGCCATCATTGTTAACTCTTTACAGAACGGCAAGTATGTGGTGGAGTATCTCACCCTGAAAACTAACGACTTAACCGAACAACTGAGAGAGGAAGCAGATGCTTCAGATATCAGGCCAGTTCCACCAGACATTCAACATCGCCATCGCTATGTGCTGCGTGAATGGGTTGACGCTTGGTACAACGACGGATGGTG